A genomic window from Labrus bergylta chromosome 7, fLabBer1.1, whole genome shotgun sequence includes:
- the tmem60 gene encoding transmembrane protein 60 gives MKMSLAQRVLLSWIFALIFLIMLVLKLDSKIHWNWFLVFLPVWTFDTILILMLVVKMAGRCKPDFDPRDGEQSLKRRLWYLTALLLKLAFCLTLCSHLERLFETWVSVVCVPLWVLLGGALVELGHSVFHYRRD, from the coding sequence ATGAAGATGTCCCTGGCCCAGCGAGTCCTCCTCTCCTGGATCTTCGCCCTCATCTTCCTCATCATGCTCGTCCTCAAGCTGGACTCTAAGATCCACTGGAACTGGTTTCTCGTCTTCCTCCCCGTCTGGACCTTTGAcaccatcctcatcctcatgcTCGTGGTAAAGATGGCGGGACGCTGCAAGCCTGACTTTGACCCCAGGGACGGCGAGCAGAGTCTGAAGAGGAGGCTGTGGTATCTGACGGCGCTGCTGCTGAAGCTGGCCTTCTGTCTGACTCTGTGCTCGCACCTGGAGAGGCTCTTTGAGACGTGggtcagtgttgtgtgtgtgcctctgtgggTGCTGCTGGGGGGGGCACTGGTGGAGCTGGGACACAGTGTTTTCCACTACCGGAGGGACTGA